ATAATTGCTTTATCAAAAACATCTTATTGGGAAAGAAAACACAAAAAGATTCCAAAAGAAGTATTTAAAAATGAAAAGGTAAAAAGTGTTGCAAACTGTAAAGCTTGTCATAGTGATATTGAAAAAGGGTTGATTGAATATGAAAATATTAAAGATATTTCTGATTTTATGTAGTATATTTTTGTTTTTAAATGGTGACGATGATTACAAAAAATATAAGCACTCTTACAAGAATTTAGATTATTTAAATTTAGATGAAAAGCAAGTAAAAGCTATAAAAAATATTCTTTTAGAGCTAAAAGATGAGTATAAAGAGTTTTATGAATTTAAAGATGATATTGAAGATGATATTGAAGATTTAATAGAAGAGTCAAATTTTGATGAGAATTTATATATTCAAAAAAGTATGGAAATCAAAAAAAAGGCTACAATTTTAGAAGCTAAAAGAATAAAAAAGATATTAGAAATTTTAAATGAAGAGCAAAGAGATGAATTTGCAGATCATTTCAAGGAGTGGATAATTGAATAAAAAGGTTTTGTTAGTTGAAGATGATTTACAAATACAATCTTTGATAGTTGATTATCTAAAAGATTATGGATTTATTGTTACTGCTTTTGATAATCCAAAAGATGTATTAGAAGATTTTAAACTAAACAGTGACTACTCTATTATAATTTTAGATTTGATGCTTCCATTTATGGATGGATTTGATCTGTTTAATAAGCTAAAAGAGATTAAAAATATACCTATAATTATCTCAACTGCAAGAGGTGATATTGGAAACAAAATACATGGCTTTGAGCTTGGAGCTGATGATTATCTTGCAAAGCCTTATGAACCAAGAGAGTTGGTTTTAAGAATAGAGTCTATTTTAAAAAGAAACTCAACTAAATCTTTTAAAATTGGTGATTTTACAATAGATAAAGATAACAGAACTGTTTTAATAGATGATTATGCAATTGATTTTACGAAAATAGAGTTTGAAATTTTTATCTATTTAATTGAAAATAAAAATAAAATATCTTCAAGAGAGCAGATTTTAAATGCTACTTCTTTAGATTTTAATACAAAAAATAGAACTATTGATATGCATATTTCAAATATTAGAGCAAAAATTGGTGATGATTCAAAAAACCCTAAATATATAAAATCTATTTGGGGAATTGGTTATAAGTTTGTAGCTTAGAATGTCTATTTTCAAAAAATTAACTATCCTTTTTATTATTAGCTTTGTTTTAATGACTGTAATTGGATTGTGGATTGATAATATAAATTTAAAAAGAGTTGATAATTTTGCAAAAGAGAAATACCTAAAAGTTATTGACGATATTTTTAAAAATATAGAAAATAAAAATTATTTAGATTCTTTGATTTCAAAAAATAGTTTAGAAAAAGTAAATTTTTTAGATGAAAATAATTTAGAAACTATATATTCTCAAAATTCTGCATTTACAGATATATCTATTTTGAAATATAAATCATCAAATATCTACATTCTAAAAATAAAATATTTAGATGAGTCATATATTTTCAAAGCATTAGATGAAGAGAGTTTTAATGATAAAACTATTTTAAATGTACTAGTATTTTTAGATATTTTTGCACTTTTAATAATGTTTTTATTTATAATTAAACTTCTAAGCCCACTAAAAACTATAACTAAAGAGTTAAAAGCTTTTGCAAATGGTAATTTATCAACAAGAATAGATATAAAATCCAACGATGAAATTGGAACTTTAGCAAAGAGTTTTAATAATATGGCAAGTTCTTTAGAAAACTCTATAAAAACAAGAGAGGAGTTACTTCGTGATATTGGGCATGAGTTAAGAACTCCAATAGCAAAAGGAAAATTTGCTATTGAAAAAATAGATGATTTTTCACAAAAAGAGCTACTTAAAAAGATTTTTCAAGATTTAGAAAAACTTACAAATGAACTAATTGAGCTTGAAAAACTAAATATTTCAAAATTAAATTTAACAATATTTAGTGCAGAGACTTTAGTGTTAGAATCTTTGGGAAAACTATATTTAGAAGATGAAAGTAAGGTAGATATAGAAATTTTTGAAGATTTTAAAATAGAAGGTGATTTATATTATTTATCAATTGCACTTAAAAATCTAATTGATAACGCTTTAAAATACGCTATTTCATTTCCAATAATCATAAAAGTAGATAAAAATCAAATCTCTATTTTAAATAGTGGTGAAAAACTATCAAAAGAGTTTGAGTATTATCTAAAACCTTTTACTCAAGAACTTATTCAAAGAGATGGCTTTGGTTTAGGTTTAAGCATTGTAAAAAAGATTCTTGATAAACACAATTTTGAACTCATTTATAGTTATAAAAATGGCTTTAATATTTTTACAATTCATCTCTAAAAGTTTCTCTAATTTTTAAAAATTCATCTAAATGTTCAAAAAAGATATCTACAAGTTTAGGGTCGAAATGTTTTGCTCTTTCTTCTTTAAAAAGATTAAATATTTTTTCATCATCCCAAGCCTTTTTATAGACCCTATCACTTCCTAATGCATCAAAAACATCAGCAAGTGCTGTAATTCTTCCATAAATATGAATATTTTCAGCTTTCAAACCATTTGGGTAACCACTTCCATCCCATTTTTCATGATGCTCATTTGCAACAATCGCAGCCATTTTTAAAAGAGGTCTATTTGAGTGTTTTAACATTTCATAACCCAATTTGGCATGAGTATTCATAATCTCTCTTTCAGTTTCATCAAAACGTCCTGGTTTATTCAAAATTGCATCTGGAATTGCTACTTTTCCAATATCATGCATTGGACTTGCTTGCTTTAGCATTTCAGCTTCTTTTTTATCTAATCCATAATAAATTGCTAAAAGTTTAGAGTATTCGGCTACCCTTTTAACGTGATTTCCAGTCTCTTTACTTCTACTTTCACCAATAGAACCCATAGTAAATACAACTTCTTTTTGAGTATTTTCTATCTCTTCATTTAACTTTGTTATTTCATTTAATCCATCTTTTACTTTTGCTTCAATTTCATCAACAGATAAACCTACATTTTTATAAACTTTGTATCCTAAAACTACTATTAAAAAGATAATTAAAAGCAATAAAAAAAGTATACTAATATATGTAAAATTAATAAAATTTGATGTCAAATCAGCTATTTCTTTTTGGATTTCTGAACTATAAACTTTATTTTGATTAATAACATCTAAAATTTTATTTCTTAATATTAACTCTTTATCTTCAATATTTTTTAGCTCTACAACAATATTTCCAACTTTATTTACAACTTCTAAATACTCTAAAATAGTCTCATCTTTATAGTTATTTTTTAATAACTCTATTTTATGAAGCCATTTATCAAGAGTCTTTTTATCTCTATATTGATATAAAGCCTCTTTGCTATAATATTCAACATCGCTAAAAAGTTTAAATATTTCATAGCTTTTTAAAGAAGCTATTTTTAAATCTAATTCTTTTCTAATTTGATTTTCTAAAGGATATACAATATCAAAATCTTTTTTGAATTGTATTTTAATCTCTTGAAGTTTATAAATTTCAGTAAAAACATCTTCTATTTGTTTTTCATTTTCAAATAATAAATCTAATTTTGTTGAAATTATTTTATCTTTATGAATATCTGAAATAAAAAAATCAACAAAATCATTTTCATCTTTTATAGTAAAAAGTTTTTCAATATCTTCAAATTCTAATTCAAATTTTAAGAAATCCTCTTTTTTTGTTTTAATTCTTCTATTGATTCTACATTTGTAGTATCTTTTAACAATTCATTCATCTTATCTTGTATAAATACTAAATCACTAATTGCTTGTTTAGTTTGATTATTTTCTTTTATTTGATATATTACAAGCGTATTTATTGCAGTTATTATAAATATTATTGTAGCCATTATTATAAAACTATACTTTACAATTTTCTTAATATTCATAAAATAACCACCTAGTTTTTATATTAGAAAAGAATTTTAACATTTTATTGCTCGATATTGTTTTAGATTTAATTTTGTATAATCTAAATTCAATTTTTTATAAAGGCAAAATAGTGATAAAAAAAATAAATGAAAAACAAAATATCTTAAATGACAATATTGGTTTTGTAGAGAATTGGGATTTTTCAAAAGCAAATCTAAATGAAGAAAACAGAATTTTAGCTATTACTCAAGTTGCTTCAATTTGTTATCAAAATCCAAAAGCACTTGGAAGTGAAAGTCTGTACAACAGACTGATGGCAGAGAGTATGGGATTACCAAGTTCTAGTTTTGAATTTGTTCCAGTTTTACTAGATTATGAAAATCCAAAACATCAAGAAATTTTAAAATTAGAGTATTCAAACTGTAAAAAATTTGGTGAAATCTTAGATGACAGATATTTGCTTACAAATTATAGAGCATTAGTTTATGATTTTGAAAACGATAAAGATAAATTTAGTTTTGATATTCGAACAATTTTTAATACACAAGAAGAGTGCAAAATCATAAAAGAGTATTTCAAAGTGTTTTTATTTAAAGTAGATTTTCCTACAAGAAGCCAAATGGTGAGACATAGAATTTCTTGGCAAGAATTAAGTAGAAGATATGTAAGTGCTAAAAGAGTACCTTTTGAATTTTATGTTAGTGAAAAATTAAAAGAGAATCAAAAAGTTCAAGATTTAATCAAACAAAGTGAAGATTTATATTTTGAATTACTTGAAAATGGAGTTAAACCTCAAGAAGCTAGACGTGTAATTCCTCAAATGGGTTACACTCAAATTTGGGGTGCATTTATGCCAAAACAGCTTGATAATTATTTTAAATTAAGACTTGACGAACACGCTCAATGGGAAATTAGACAAACTGCAATTGCAATGCAAGAGCTTTTAAGATGAGTGCTTTAGAGATTGCTGATATTATTGGAATAATCTCTTTTGCTCTTAGTGGTTTTTTAATAGCAGTTCACTGTAAACTAGATATTCTAGGAGTTTTTATATCTGCGTTTTTAACTGCTTTTGGTGGTGGGATGACAAGAGATGTTTTAGCAGATAGAACTCCTTACGTTTTTACTTCAAATTTACCTCTTAG
Above is a genomic segment from Aliarcobacter cryaerophilus containing:
- a CDS encoding diheme cytochrome c, yielding MGDLENHFGDDASLDEDVNKNILTFLLKNSAETSTMQASWNFLNSIGDKDIIALSKTSYWERKHKKIPKEVFKNEKVKSVANCKACHSDIEKGLIEYENIKDISDFM
- a CDS encoding ArsS family sensor histidine kinase codes for the protein MSIFKKLTILFIISFVLMTVIGLWIDNINLKRVDNFAKEKYLKVIDDIFKNIENKNYLDSLISKNSLEKVNFLDENNLETIYSQNSAFTDISILKYKSSNIYILKIKYLDESYIFKALDEESFNDKTILNVLVFLDIFALLIMFLFIIKLLSPLKTITKELKAFANGNLSTRIDIKSNDEIGTLAKSFNNMASSLENSIKTREELLRDIGHELRTPIAKGKFAIEKIDDFSQKELLKKIFQDLEKLTNELIELEKLNISKLNLTIFSAETLVLESLGKLYLEDESKVDIEIFEDFKIEGDLYYLSIALKNLIDNALKYAISFPIIIKVDKNQISILNSGEKLSKEFEYYLKPFTQELIQRDGFGLGLSIVKKILDKHNFELIYSYKNGFNIFTIHL
- a CDS encoding FAD-dependent thymidylate synthase, translated to MIKKINEKQNILNDNIGFVENWDFSKANLNEENRILAITQVASICYQNPKALGSESLYNRLMAESMGLPSSSFEFVPVLLDYENPKHQEILKLEYSNCKKFGEILDDRYLLTNYRALVYDFENDKDKFSFDIRTIFNTQEECKIIKEYFKVFLFKVDFPTRSQMVRHRISWQELSRRYVSAKRVPFEFYVSEKLKENQKVQDLIKQSEDLYFELLENGVKPQEARRVIPQMGYTQIWGAFMPKQLDNYFKLRLDEHAQWEIRQTAIAMQELLR
- a CDS encoding response regulator transcription factor; amino-acid sequence: MNKKVLLVEDDLQIQSLIVDYLKDYGFIVTAFDNPKDVLEDFKLNSDYSIIILDLMLPFMDGFDLFNKLKEIKNIPIIISTARGDIGNKIHGFELGADDYLAKPYEPRELVLRIESILKRNSTKSFKIGDFTIDKDNRTVLIDDYAIDFTKIEFEIFIYLIENKNKISSREQILNATSLDFNTKNRTIDMHISNIRAKIGDDSKNPKYIKSIWGIGYKFVA